A single Deinococcus sp. YIM 134068 DNA region contains:
- a CDS encoding mechanosensitive ion channel family protein, translating into MLDELTFQLQKPQVWLGLGLTLLVAYALYRFGRTLLRALEPHVRRPLLTGLKWLWLVVVAVGWLAVATQVAYLPSVPFLFDLGEDIVGGFRNSAGQVVVILALALIAWNLIGSLSSRIVPEEEFNRRTVRVQTLKGVVESTLKVVVVVIGLIAGLQALGVNATSLLAGVSVLGLAVGFGAQSLIKDVFTGFFILLEDQYGIGDVITVNNGGLSGGVERLNLRVTALRALDGTVHIIPNGQILTVSVSSKDWSRVVATVDVTYAANIDDALRVLEAVGRELHTDPEWSTFFTEEPEMQGVTQLTPDGVRLQALFKVQPKSQYALGREFNRRIKIAMDEAGIEIPFPQRKITLGAGPIELKLTREALEGRDPRATQDRTHAPVRPAETRDPEEERSQ; encoded by the coding sequence GTGCTGGACGAACTGACCTTTCAACTCCAAAAACCGCAGGTGTGGCTGGGCCTCGGCCTCACCCTGCTCGTCGCCTACGCGCTCTACCGCTTCGGACGGACGCTCTTGCGCGCCCTGGAGCCACATGTGCGCCGCCCGCTTCTGACGGGGCTGAAGTGGCTGTGGCTGGTCGTGGTGGCGGTGGGCTGGCTCGCCGTCGCCACGCAGGTCGCGTACCTGCCGAGCGTGCCTTTCCTGTTCGACCTCGGCGAGGACATCGTAGGCGGCTTCCGCAACAGCGCCGGGCAGGTCGTGGTGATTCTGGCGCTCGCCCTTATCGCGTGGAACCTGATCGGATCGCTGAGTTCGCGCATCGTGCCGGAGGAGGAGTTCAACCGCCGCACCGTGCGCGTCCAGACGCTCAAGGGCGTGGTGGAGAGCACCCTCAAGGTCGTTGTGGTGGTGATCGGCCTCATCGCGGGGCTTCAGGCGCTGGGGGTCAACGCGACGAGCCTCCTCGCGGGCGTGTCGGTCCTCGGCCTCGCGGTGGGCTTCGGCGCGCAGAGCCTCATCAAGGACGTGTTCACGGGCTTCTTCATCCTGCTGGAGGACCAGTACGGGATCGGCGACGTGATCACGGTGAACAACGGCGGGCTGAGCGGCGGTGTGGAGCGGCTGAACCTGCGCGTCACGGCCCTGCGGGCGCTCGACGGCACGGTCCACATCATCCCTAACGGGCAAATCCTGACCGTCAGCGTGAGCAGCAAGGACTGGTCGCGCGTGGTCGCCACCGTGGACGTGACCTACGCGGCGAACATCGACGATGCGTTGCGGGTGCTGGAGGCGGTGGGCCGCGAACTCCATACGGACCCGGAGTGGAGCACCTTCTTCACGGAGGAACCGGAGATGCAGGGCGTCACGCAACTCACGCCGGACGGGGTGCGGTTGCAGGCCCTCTTCAAGGTGCAGCCCAAGAGCCAGTACGCCCTCGGGCGCGAGTTCAACCGCCGCATCAAGATCGCGATGGACGAGGCCGGGATCGAGATTCCCTTCCCGCAGCGCAAGATCACGCTGGGGGCCGGACCCATCGAACTCAAGCTGACCCGCGAGGCGCTGGAGGGCCGGGACCCACGCGCTACGCAGGACCGGACTCACGCCCCCGTGAGGCCCGCCGAGACGCGCGATCCAGAGGAGGAACGGTCACAGTAA
- the plsX gene encoding phosphate acyltransferase PlsX — protein MTAKGAPATTGIPTTALPIALDAVGGDHGAAPNVAGAVQAARAGVPVLLVGERVRLHSELGKHAGSVSLPIDVVDAPDVIGMDEHASDVRGRAGASINVCTRLVKEGRAAAAVSMGHSGATMASALFTLGRVKGVDRPAILTHLPSKKGFVTLLDVGANADVKPAYLAQWARLATVYLRVVEDQADPTVGLLSIGEEDHKGSQMVLEAHALLRELNGKGVNFHGNVEGRDIFAGTTDIVVTDGFTGNVVLKLAEGEAKVLFGWVRDALGSSLKTKVGGFLVRGALRGLAERMDPSTYGASILLGVRGLTFIGHGSADARAVKNALLRASRAHETNLIARLEAALAPQGG, from the coding sequence ATGACCGCTAAGGGCGCTCCCGCCACCACGGGCATCCCCACGACCGCCCTGCCTATCGCCCTCGATGCGGTCGGCGGCGACCACGGGGCCGCGCCCAACGTGGCGGGAGCGGTGCAGGCGGCCCGCGCGGGGGTGCCCGTCCTCCTCGTCGGCGAGCGGGTGCGGCTCCACAGCGAACTCGGCAAGCACGCCGGGAGCGTGAGTCTGCCCATCGACGTGGTGGACGCGCCCGACGTGATCGGCATGGACGAACACGCCAGCGACGTGCGGGGCCGCGCCGGGGCGAGCATCAACGTCTGCACCCGGCTGGTGAAGGAGGGCCGCGCCGCCGCCGCCGTCAGCATGGGCCACAGCGGCGCGACGATGGCCTCGGCGCTGTTCACCCTGGGGCGCGTGAAGGGCGTGGACCGTCCCGCCATCCTCACCCACCTGCCAAGCAAGAAGGGCTTCGTCACCCTGCTCGACGTGGGCGCGAACGCCGACGTGAAGCCCGCCTACCTCGCTCAATGGGCACGCCTCGCCACCGTGTACCTGCGGGTCGTGGAGGATCAGGCCGACCCCACCGTGGGCCTGCTCTCCATCGGCGAGGAGGACCACAAGGGCAGCCAGATGGTGCTGGAGGCGCACGCGCTCCTGCGTGAGTTGAACGGGAAGGGCGTCAATTTCCACGGCAACGTCGAGGGCCGGGACATCTTCGCGGGCACGACCGACATCGTGGTGACGGACGGCTTCACGGGTAACGTGGTCCTCAAACTCGCGGAGGGCGAGGCGAAGGTGCTGTTCGGCTGGGTGCGCGACGCATTGGGAAGCAGTCTCAAGACGAAGGTGGGAGGTTTCCTCGTGCGCGGGGCATTGCGGGGCCTCGCCGAGCGGATGGACCCCAGCACCTACGGGGCGAGCATCCTCCTCGGCGTGCGCGGCCTGACCTTCATCGGGCACGGAAGTGCGGATGCCAGGGCGGTCAAGAACGCCCTCCTGCGGGCCTCACGCGCCCATGAGACCAACCTGATCGCGCGGCTGGAGGCGGCGCTGGCCCCGCAGGGGGGATAG
- a CDS encoding LabA-like NYN domain-containing protein has translation MERIALFIDGANVYAAAKRLGWNFDHRKILEYFGGHGVLHNAFYYTAVPLPMDDKQKRFIDALTYMGYTVRTRPLRESTDEHGDTQRRASLDIEIVTDLLTTDTRYDTAVLLTGDGDFERPVEVLRARGKRVIVASIPEMTSYELRNAADTYVDFKDIREQVERPGYRLPSEQRGETRGAESRPYYVTAPLTDADDR, from the coding sequence ATGGAACGGATTGCACTCTTTATTGACGGTGCCAACGTGTACGCGGCGGCCAAGCGGCTGGGGTGGAACTTCGACCACCGCAAGATTCTGGAATACTTCGGCGGCCACGGCGTGCTGCACAACGCCTTCTACTACACGGCGGTGCCCCTGCCGATGGACGACAAGCAGAAACGCTTCATCGACGCGCTGACCTACATGGGCTACACGGTGCGGACCCGGCCCCTGCGGGAGTCCACCGACGAACACGGCGACACCCAGCGCCGGGCGAGCCTCGACATCGAGATCGTGACCGACCTGCTGACCACCGACACGCGCTACGACACGGCGGTGCTGCTGACGGGCGACGGCGACTTCGAGCGCCCGGTGGAGGTGCTGCGGGCGCGCGGCAAGCGGGTGATCGTGGCGAGCATCCCGGAGATGACGAGCTACGAGTTGCGGAACGCCGCCGACACCTACGTGGACTTCAAGGACATCCGCGAGCAGGTCGAGCGGCCCGGCTACCGCCTGCCCAGCGAGCAGCGCGGCGAGACGCGCGGGGCCGAGAGCCGCCCGTACTACGTGACGGCCCCCCTGACCGACGCCGATGACCGCTAA
- a CDS encoding DUF309 domain-containing protein, whose translation MMEGLREELRAGARLFDAGEWWEAHEAWEGPWMHASGDERHFIQALILLAAALHKRWHHGSLAHRNFHKAEAYLDRLPAEYGGVHLARLRAEVWEALHDSSLRPRVEES comes from the coding sequence ATGATGGAGGGGCTGAGGGAGGAGTTGAGGGCGGGTGCCCGGCTCTTCGACGCGGGTGAGTGGTGGGAGGCGCACGAGGCCTGGGAGGGACCGTGGATGCATGCGAGCGGCGACGAGCGGCACTTCATCCAGGCCCTGATCCTCCTCGCCGCCGCGTTGCACAAGCGCTGGCACCACGGCAGCCTCGCCCACCGCAACTTCCATAAGGCGGAGGCGTATCTGGACCGCCTGCCCGCCGAGTACGGCGGCGTCCACCTCGCCCGGTTGCGCGCGGAGGTGTGGGAGGCGTTACACGATTCAAGCCTGCGCCCGCGCGTGGAGGAATCCTGA
- the trxA gene encoding thioredoxin: MKPLELTDSNFRDEIGSGLTLVDFWAPWCGPCRIIAPVVEELAGQYEGRVKVGKLNVDDNPVTQGQFRVMSIPTLILFKDGQPVEGMVGAQPKRAFEALLDKYAEPAAVTAN, translated from the coding sequence ATGAAGCCTTTGGAACTTACGGACAGCAACTTCCGGGACGAGATCGGAAGCGGCCTGACTCTGGTCGACTTCTGGGCACCGTGGTGCGGTCCCTGCCGCATCATCGCCCCGGTCGTCGAGGAACTCGCCGGGCAGTACGAGGGCCGCGTCAAGGTCGGCAAGCTCAACGTGGACGACAACCCCGTTACCCAGGGCCAGTTCCGCGTCATGAGCATCCCCACCCTGATCCTCTTCAAGGACGGCCAGCCCGTCGAGGGCATGGTGGGTGCCCAGCCCAAGCGCGCCTTCGAGGCGTTGCTCGACAAGTACGCCGAGCCTGCCGCCGTCACGGCAAACTGA
- a CDS encoding alpha/beta hydrolase — MTPTLVIVPGLGDSGPDHWNTLWTEKFGAARVRQDDPEAPTAEGWTARLQEVVEATPGELVLVGHSCGVLTIVHWARLYGGHERVRGALLVSPTDAEQANMEELAPAVRQLAPVPLSPLPFPALVIASENDPYVSFERAEAFADAWDAAFVSAGEVGHINVASGHGDWEEGEILLGEALHAWTPPEVSRF, encoded by the coding sequence ATGACCCCCACCCTCGTCATCGTTCCCGGCCTGGGCGACAGCGGCCCGGACCATTGGAACACCCTCTGGACCGAGAAGTTCGGGGCCGCGCGCGTGCGGCAGGATGACCCCGAAGCACCGACGGCGGAGGGTTGGACGGCGCGGCTTCAGGAGGTCGTGGAGGCGACGCCCGGTGAACTCGTCCTCGTCGGACACTCGTGCGGCGTGCTGACCATCGTCCACTGGGCGCGGTTGTACGGCGGGCATGAGCGGGTGCGAGGTGCCCTCCTCGTCAGCCCGACCGACGCGGAACAGGCGAACATGGAAGAACTGGCTCCCGCCGTGCGGCAGCTCGCCCCCGTGCCGCTCTCCCCGCTGCCCTTCCCGGCCCTCGTCATCGCCAGCGAGAACGATCCCTACGTGAGCTTCGAGCGGGCTGAGGCGTTCGCCGACGCCTGGGACGCCGCCTTCGTCTCAGCGGGCGAGGTCGGCCACATCAACGTGGCGAGCGGGCACGGCGACTGGGAGGAGGGCGAAATCCTGCTCGGCGAGGCCCTGCACGCCTGGACGCCGCCGGAGGTCTCGCGCTTTTAG
- the rplQ gene encoding 50S ribosomal protein L17, which yields MRHGKAGRKLNRNSSARVALARAQATALLREGRIQTTLTKAKELRPYVEKLITTAKGGDLHARRLVARDIHDNAVVRKVMDEVAPKYADRPGGYTRILRVGTRRGDGVTMALIELV from the coding sequence ATGCGTCACGGCAAAGCCGGTCGCAAGCTCAACCGCAACAGCAGCGCCCGCGTCGCCCTGGCCCGTGCCCAGGCGACCGCGCTGCTGCGCGAGGGCCGCATCCAGACGACCCTCACGAAGGCCAAAGAGCTGCGCCCCTACGTTGAGAAGCTGATCACCACCGCCAAGGGTGGCGACCTCCACGCCCGCCGCCTCGTCGCCCGCGACATCCACGACAATGCCGTGGTCCGCAAGGTGATGGACGAGGTGGCCCCCAAGTACGCCGACCGTCCCGGCGGCTACACCCGCATCCTGCGCGTGGGCACCCGGCGCGGCGACGGCGTGACGATGGCATTGATCGAACTCGTCTGA
- a CDS encoding DNA-directed RNA polymerase subunit alpha, which yields MDQKRPQLKARVDGDYGEFVLEPLTRGYGVTIGNPVRRILMSSIPGTAVTSVYIEDVLHEFSTIPGVREDVIRLILNLKELVVRFHAPGPKTLTLRAQGEGVVRASAFEVPSDAEIVNPDLTIATLAEDGKLVMEVRVEEGEGYVPADKHATKDRINSIPVDAVFSPVRRVAYHVENTRVGQQTDLDRLILRVWTDGSTGPQDALDKAVEILRDELTVFGNVETLPAVTVPDVQPVYTPAAPTSLPSVYDLPRQPELSINPQPYPADLDTPRVTLEGLGLTTRVLHSLKEEGIDSVDALCALSDRDLKKVPGIGERSLDEIKQQLAQFGLALRD from the coding sequence ATGGACCAAAAGCGCCCCCAATTGAAAGCCCGCGTCGACGGCGATTACGGCGAGTTCGTGCTCGAACCGCTCACGCGCGGCTACGGGGTCACCATCGGGAACCCCGTTCGCCGCATCCTGATGTCCTCGATTCCCGGTACCGCCGTGACCAGCGTGTACATCGAGGACGTCCTGCACGAGTTCTCCACCATCCCCGGCGTCCGCGAGGACGTGATCCGCCTGATCCTCAACCTCAAGGAACTCGTCGTGAGGTTCCACGCGCCCGGCCCCAAGACGCTGACCCTGCGTGCCCAGGGTGAGGGCGTGGTGCGGGCGAGTGCCTTCGAGGTGCCTAGTGACGCCGAGATCGTGAACCCGGACCTGACCATCGCCACCCTCGCCGAGGACGGCAAGCTGGTGATGGAGGTGCGCGTGGAGGAGGGCGAGGGCTACGTCCCCGCCGACAAGCACGCCACGAAGGACCGCATCAACTCGATTCCGGTGGACGCCGTGTTCTCGCCCGTGCGCCGCGTCGCCTACCACGTCGAGAACACCCGCGTGGGCCAGCAGACCGACCTCGACCGCCTGATCCTGCGCGTCTGGACCGACGGCTCGACCGGGCCGCAGGACGCGCTCGACAAGGCCGTGGAGATTCTGCGCGACGAGCTGACGGTGTTCGGCAACGTGGAGACGCTGCCCGCCGTCACCGTGCCCGACGTGCAGCCCGTCTACACGCCCGCCGCGCCGACGAGCCTGCCGAGTGTGTACGACCTGCCCCGGCAGCCGGAGCTGAGCATCAACCCCCAGCCGTACCCCGCCGACCTCGACACGCCCCGCGTGACGCTGGAGGGCCTGGGGCTGACCACCCGCGTGCTGCACTCCCTCAAGGAGGAAGGCATCGACAGCGTGGACGCCCTGTGCGCCCTGAGTGACCGTGACCTGAAGAAGGTTCCCGGCATCGGCGAGCGCAGCCTCGACGAGATCAAGCAGCAGCTCGCCCAGTTCGGGCTGGCCCTCAGAGACTAA
- the rpsD gene encoding 30S ribosomal protein S4: MGRFRGSITKLSRREGINLAETEKVQKYLDKRPYAPGQHGQRRGRGRPSDYSVRLREKQKLARLYGMNEKQFRNLFEEAANVPGVTGTVFLQLLERRLDNVVFRMGFASTRRQARQFVGHGHVLVNGKKVDISSYRVKIGDEISVSEKSRQMGFIQENMEAQKRRRTSPWIELNPDTFTGTFSRLPAREDLALPINENFIIEYYSR, from the coding sequence ATGGGTCGTTTTCGTGGATCGATTACCAAACTCAGCCGCCGCGAGGGCATCAACCTTGCGGAGACCGAGAAAGTCCAGAAGTACCTCGACAAGCGCCCCTACGCGCCCGGCCAGCACGGCCAGCGCCGGGGCCGGGGCCGTCCCAGCGACTACAGCGTGCGTCTGCGTGAGAAGCAGAAGCTCGCCCGCCTGTACGGCATGAACGAGAAGCAGTTCCGCAACCTCTTCGAGGAGGCGGCGAACGTTCCCGGCGTGACGGGCACGGTGTTCCTGCAACTGCTGGAGCGCCGCCTCGACAACGTGGTCTTCCGCATGGGCTTCGCCTCCACCCGCCGTCAGGCGCGGCAGTTCGTCGGGCACGGGCATGTCCTCGTGAACGGCAAGAAGGTGGACATCTCCTCGTACCGGGTCAAGATCGGTGACGAGATCAGCGTCTCCGAGAAGAGCCGCCAGATGGGCTTTATCCAGGAGAACATGGAGGCGCAGAAGCGCCGCCGCACCAGCCCCTGGATCGAGCTGAACCCCGATACCTTCACCGGCACCTTCTCGCGCCTGCCCGCGCGTGAGGACCTCGCGCTGCCGATCAACGAGAACTTCATCATCGAGTATTACTCGCGCTAA
- the rpsK gene encoding 30S ribosomal protein S11 has protein sequence MAKPTKGKTPRRARRNISAGRAYVHASYNNTIVTITDLDGNSVAWSSGGTIGYKGSKKGTPYAAQLAAADAVKKAQQTFGMNIVDVIVRGTGSGREQAIRAIQASGIEVKSIMDDSPVPHNGCRPKKKHRA, from the coding sequence ATGGCGAAACCCACCAAGGGCAAGACCCCCCGCCGCGCCCGGCGCAACATCAGCGCGGGCCGCGCGTACGTCCACGCGAGCTACAACAACACCATCGTGACGATCACCGACCTCGACGGCAACTCCGTCGCGTGGTCGAGCGGCGGCACCATCGGCTACAAGGGCAGCAAGAAGGGCACGCCCTACGCGGCCCAGCTCGCCGCCGCCGACGCGGTGAAAAAGGCCCAGCAGACCTTCGGCATGAACATCGTGGACGTGATCGTGCGCGGCACTGGCTCGGGCCGCGAGCAGGCGATCCGCGCGATTCAGGCGTCCGGCATCGAGGTCAAGTCGATCATGGACGACAGCCCCGTGCCTCACAACGGCTGCCGCCCCAAGAAGAAGCACCGCGCCTAG
- the rpsM gene encoding 30S ribosomal protein S13: MARVAGVDLPREKRVEIALTYIYGIGLTRSKEVLAQTGINPDTRVKNLSESEQSSLRDAVERTYKVEGDLRSEVGQNIKRLMDIGAYRGLRHRRGLPVRGQRTKTNARTRKGPRKTVAGKKKATRK; the protein is encoded by the coding sequence ATGGCACGTGTTGCCGGTGTGGACCTTCCGCGCGAGAAGCGCGTCGAGATCGCCCTGACCTATATCTACGGGATCGGCCTGACCCGCTCGAAGGAAGTTCTGGCGCAGACCGGGATCAATCCCGACACCCGCGTGAAGAACCTCTCGGAGTCTGAGCAGAGCAGCCTGCGTGATGCGGTCGAGCGCACTTATAAGGTCGAGGGTGACCTTCGAAGCGAGGTCGGCCAGAACATCAAGCGCCTGATGGATATCGGTGCGTACCGGGGCCTGCGTCACCGCCGGGGCCTGCCCGTGCGCGGCCAGCGCACGAAGACGAACGCCCGCACCCGCAAGGGACCGCGCAAGACCGTCGCCGGCAAGAAGAAAGCGACGAGGAAGTAA
- the rpmJ gene encoding 50S ribosomal protein L36, which translates to MKVRSSVKRMCDNCKVIRRHGRVVVICTNVKHKQRQG; encoded by the coding sequence ATGAAAGTTCGGAGCAGTGTCAAGAGGATGTGCGACAACTGCAAGGTGATCCGCCGTCATGGGCGCGTCGTGGTCATCTGCACCAACGTCAAGCACAAGCAGAGGCAGGGTTAA
- the infA gene encoding translation initiation factor IF-1, producing the protein MPEQREKRKKEESDTVRAEGVVEEALPNTTFRVKLDTGHDILAYISGKMRIHYIRILPGDRVVLEISPYDTSRGRIVYRK; encoded by the coding sequence ATGCCGGAACAGCGGGAGAAGCGTAAGAAGGAAGAGTCCGACACTGTGCGGGCGGAGGGCGTGGTCGAAGAGGCGCTGCCGAACACCACGTTCCGGGTGAAGCTCGATACCGGGCACGACATTCTGGCGTACATCAGCGGCAAGATGCGGATTCATTACATCCGGATTCTGCCGGGGGACCGCGTGGTTCTGGAGATCAGTCCGTACGACACGTCGCGCGGGCGCATCGTCTACCGCAAGTAA
- a CDS encoding serine hydrolase domain-containing protein, with the protein MFRRDPLRQALREMGDVFGTDVGAARPLVRAALRRGGVIGAVRNGRVVVVSLGGVPRDGLFELASVTKPFTAALADALVRAGRLEWDAPLARLGGPLRGFPAFVTPRALATHTAGLPTHPARVVVTTFTRFQDPYGGMSAGDALASARRWASRRAAGRFAYSNLGMGVLALALAHAAGETMDAAGFGRALARHVTGPLGLADVSLTPDPARLVAPTSTLLGAGVTGFGPLVGAGGLFGTAADLLAFAAAHVGGQTGEEWRTLTRPPGLPPHADGVAPGWFGTRGVWWHDGVARGTRTALALRPEDGAAVVLLARGGLPLAGGRGAVLGSVLAILSERDEALGIRKRPPHPQLLTPHLSQGTSHVTARASFRSLSRRVACQLPCPSPYTVS; encoded by the coding sequence ATGTTCCGCCGCGACCCGCTCCGTCAGGCCCTGCGTGAGATGGGCGATGTGTTCGGCACGGACGTGGGCGCTGCGCGGCCCCTCGTGCGCGCAGCGCTGCGGCGGGGTGGAGTGATCGGCGCGGTGCGGAACGGTCGGGTGGTCGTAGTCAGCCTCGGTGGGGTGCCGCGTGACGGCCTCTTCGAGCTGGCGAGCGTGACCAAACCCTTCACGGCGGCGCTGGCGGACGCGCTCGTGCGGGCGGGGCGGCTGGAGTGGGACGCGCCCCTCGCGCGGCTGGGGGGACCTTTGCGCGGCTTCCCGGCCTTCGTGACGCCGCGCGCCCTCGCCACCCACACGGCGGGCCTGCCCACGCACCCGGCCCGCGTGGTGGTGACGACCTTCACCCGCTTTCAGGACCCCTACGGCGGGATGAGCGCGGGGGACGCCCTGGCGAGCGCGCGGCGGTGGGCAAGTCGGCGGGCAGCGGGCCGCTTCGCGTACTCGAACCTGGGGATGGGCGTCCTCGCGCTGGCCCTCGCGCACGCGGCGGGCGAGACGATGGACGCGGCGGGCTTTGGTCGGGCACTCGCGCGCCACGTCACCGGGCCGCTGGGGCTGGCGGACGTGTCGCTCACGCCGGACCCCGCCCGGCTTGTGGCTCCCACCTCCACCCTCCTCGGCGCGGGCGTCACGGGCTTCGGGCCGCTCGTGGGGGCGGGCGGGCTGTTCGGGACGGCGGCGGACCTGCTGGCCTTCGCCGCAGCTCACGTGGGAGGGCAGACGGGCGAGGAGTGGCGCACCCTCACCCGGCCCCCCGGCCTCCCCCCGCACGCGGACGGCGTGGCCCCCGGCTGGTTCGGGACACGCGGCGTGTGGTGGCATGACGGTGTGGCGCGCGGCACCCGCACGGCCCTCGCCCTGCGCCCGGAGGACGGCGCGGCGGTGGTCCTCCTCGCGCGGGGCGGCCTGCCGCTGGCGGGGGGGCGGGGAGCGGTGCTGGGGAGCGTGCTGGCGATATTGAGCGAGAGGGATGAGGCGTTAGGCATTAGGAAGCGCCCCCCTCACCCCCAACTCCTAACGCCTCACCTCTCTCAAGGCACCAGCCACGTCACCGCCCGCGCGTCGTTCAGGTCGCTCAGCAGGAGGGTCGCCTGCCAGTTGCCCTGCCCCAGCCCGTACACGGTGTCGTAG